A single window of Pseudarthrobacter psychrotolerans DNA harbors:
- a CDS encoding acyltransferase, translated as MSERPAAPEPGLVSGRQHALDGLRTVAVAGVFLFHTVTGFAPGGSIGVDVFFTLSGFVITLLIMKEYRSTGRLRVGVFYAKRLARLWPALLVLCAVVVLVGLIFPSSGWGGQATDAIPAAGYLMNLSNFGAFGSSTGGGALSPTWTLAVEEQFYLVWPLLLLLMLRFWKVRTVAWITAVLAAGFLVSRFFLVSGGASLARIYNGPDTRADELLLGCAVALVLASISPGSRLHVSLQTGVRRFGPLAGLALVLVVFTFKEPTTPSAWFSVFWTVGPTALALLAGLVIGWLVLQPDGLVSRILGHRWLSRPGRDLSYGIYLWHLPVFILLIPLVPSLAVRVPLTAILTVLMAYLSFRFVETPIRRWASKRLDPAVVRPAPEPVRELELARRT; from the coding sequence ATGAGCGAACGCCCGGCCGCGCCCGAACCCGGGCTGGTGTCCGGGCGGCAGCATGCACTCGATGGGCTGCGCACCGTCGCGGTAGCCGGCGTTTTTCTCTTCCACACCGTCACCGGGTTCGCCCCCGGTGGATCCATTGGCGTGGACGTTTTCTTCACGCTCAGCGGGTTTGTCATCACTCTGCTGATCATGAAGGAGTACCGCTCCACGGGCCGGCTCCGCGTTGGAGTGTTCTACGCCAAACGGCTCGCCCGGCTCTGGCCGGCGCTGCTGGTCCTTTGTGCTGTCGTTGTTTTGGTCGGCCTGATCTTTCCGTCGTCGGGGTGGGGCGGCCAGGCAACCGATGCCATTCCGGCGGCTGGCTACCTGATGAACCTGTCCAATTTCGGAGCCTTCGGTTCCTCGACCGGCGGCGGCGCGCTGAGTCCTACCTGGACCCTGGCCGTCGAGGAGCAGTTCTACCTTGTCTGGCCGCTGCTCCTACTGCTGATGCTGCGGTTCTGGAAGGTCCGCACCGTCGCCTGGATCACGGCCGTCCTGGCGGCGGGGTTCCTGGTTTCACGGTTCTTCCTGGTCTCCGGCGGGGCATCGCTGGCCCGGATCTACAACGGGCCGGATACACGTGCTGACGAGTTGCTGCTGGGGTGCGCCGTAGCCCTGGTGTTGGCGTCCATCAGCCCGGGCTCGAGGCTCCACGTTTCCCTCCAGACCGGTGTGCGCCGGTTCGGTCCGCTAGCGGGACTGGCCCTGGTGTTGGTCGTGTTCACGTTCAAAGAGCCGACCACGCCAAGTGCCTGGTTTAGTGTCTTCTGGACCGTCGGCCCGACTGCTTTGGCCCTCCTGGCAGGACTGGTCATTGGTTGGCTTGTACTTCAGCCTGACGGCCTCGTCTCAAGGATCCTGGGCCACCGCTGGCTTTCCCGCCCGGGCCGGGACCTGTCCTATGGCATCTACCTCTGGCACCTGCCGGTCTTTATCCTGTTGATTCCCCTCGTTCCTTCGCTGGCCGTGCGCGTACCGCTGACGGCAATCCTGACAGTGCTGATGGCATACCTGTCATTCCGATTTGTGGAAACACCCATCCGCCGCTGGGCCTCCAAAAGGTTGGACCCCGCCGTCGTCCGTCCCGCGCCGGAGCCCGTCCGGGAACTGGAGCTCGCCAGACGGACCTAA
- a CDS encoding transglutaminase domain-containing protein yields the protein MVGATYIEYTASQNASGQDLFTYMVEDRFGARSTASVVVGIASAPGTNQNPVGEEDTVTVLPGRHIAADVLTNDSDPDGDPVTLTGNGLEAAAELTAPAAPGTVIVYYGVSDGRGGTAVGTLKVTVRTDAPKLPPIARDDRVTFAETLGKTAVYVPVLKNDEDADGVAAELAISFPQRIASLLNSKQMVGDDEQYAVAMALMARELGIPARVVMGFYPDPKKPQGSGAVELTGDDVHAWVEVAFAGAGWVPFNPTPSEDNVPIPPDPQPKSKPEPQVLQPPPPPQAPAELPPDSAPDAQDAEQNQPGLWGVLGPILLAIGIGLIPVAVLVLPLVLIAWLKLRRRNIRAGTGSPTDRISGGWSEVMSAAADLGTPVPAGATLRENAANLAEAFPASGTTMVLLAHRADEAVFAAGQPSDDQIRAFWADVDTSVQEMTRSVGFWRRQRARFSLRSLASPADGGLLGQLRKGASSLLSSVASTVTPLFSSLGSRIARRK from the coding sequence GTGGTGGGCGCCACCTACATCGAGTACACCGCCTCCCAGAACGCCTCCGGCCAGGACCTCTTCACCTACATGGTGGAGGACCGCTTCGGCGCCCGCTCCACCGCCTCCGTGGTGGTGGGCATCGCCTCCGCGCCCGGCACCAACCAGAACCCGGTGGGCGAGGAGGACACCGTCACGGTGCTGCCCGGCCGCCACATCGCCGCCGACGTCCTCACCAACGACTCCGACCCCGACGGCGACCCCGTCACCCTCACCGGCAACGGACTGGAGGCCGCCGCCGAACTGACCGCCCCTGCCGCCCCCGGCACGGTGATTGTCTACTACGGCGTCAGCGACGGGCGCGGGGGCACCGCCGTCGGAACTCTGAAAGTCACGGTCCGCACCGACGCCCCGAAGCTGCCGCCCATAGCCCGGGATGACCGGGTGACTTTCGCCGAGACCCTGGGCAAAACCGCGGTGTACGTCCCCGTCCTGAAGAATGACGAGGACGCCGACGGCGTGGCCGCCGAACTGGCCATCAGCTTCCCGCAGCGTATTGCCTCCCTGCTCAACTCCAAACAGATGGTGGGCGACGACGAACAGTACGCGGTGGCCATGGCCTTGATGGCCCGCGAACTGGGCATCCCCGCGCGCGTGGTGATGGGCTTCTACCCGGACCCTAAGAAGCCTCAGGGTTCCGGGGCCGTTGAGCTCACCGGCGACGACGTGCACGCCTGGGTGGAGGTGGCTTTCGCCGGAGCCGGCTGGGTGCCCTTCAACCCGACGCCGTCCGAAGACAACGTGCCCATCCCGCCGGACCCGCAGCCCAAGTCCAAGCCCGAGCCGCAGGTGCTGCAGCCGCCTCCGCCGCCGCAGGCACCCGCGGAGCTGCCGCCGGATTCCGCCCCCGACGCGCAGGATGCCGAACAGAACCAGCCGGGTCTCTGGGGTGTCCTCGGGCCCATCCTGCTGGCCATCGGCATCGGCCTCATTCCAGTAGCCGTCCTGGTCCTGCCCCTGGTGCTGATTGCCTGGCTGAAGCTGCGCCGTCGCAATATCCGGGCCGGCACCGGCTCGCCGACGGACCGGATCAGCGGCGGCTGGAGCGAAGTCATGAGCGCCGCCGCGGACCTGGGCACGCCGGTTCCGGCCGGCGCCACACTGCGCGAGAACGCCGCCAACCTTGCCGAGGCGTTCCCGGCCAGCGGTACCACCATGGTGCTCCTGGCCCACCGCGCGGACGAGGCAGTGTTCGCCGCCGGGCAGCCCAGCGACGACCAGATCCGGGCGTTCTGGGCCGATGTGGATACCTCCGTGCAGGAGATGACCCGCTCCGTGGGATTCTGGCGGCGCCAGCGGGCCAGGTTCTCGCTCCGGTCCCTGGCCTCCCCGGCCGACGGCGGGTTGCTCGGCCAGCTGCGGAAGGGCGCTTCGTCGCTGCTTTCGTCGGTGGCCTCAACAGTGACACCGCTGTTCTCATCGCTGGGCTCACGGATTGCAAGGAGAAAGTAA
- a CDS encoding serine/threonine-protein kinase, whose amino-acid sequence MTAKRGPAAAPAIDGYRYVQPLGSGGFADVYLYEQDRPRRKVAVKVLLSDLKTDGARRRFESEANLMAQLSTHPFIVTIYEANVSTSGHSYLAMEYWSKPNLDARMRRQRFSVDEALAVGIQVASAVETAHRAGIAHRDIKPANILVTDYNRPALTDFGISGTMDSAAADDGGMSIPWSPPESFGSADADGVMVDVWALGATIYTLLAGHSPFALPGGNNSREMMSRIASMPLPGLGRIDIPQSLQQVLAVAMAKQPSSRYQSAHALGLALQRIQVELGLSVTSFEVLDDGPDADHPDDAPEDATRIRGVVSIDPRASTTNTGSSVRASVSSWAQQPTLPRNGMPKAGVPQAGPPQTGVPQAPDEATVARATGSRTGAVAPAGVPPSNVPAGWDRPAPFTPVPVEDTQLRPAALEPDAEAASGVEPGDARRRPKWLLLAAGGVLAATAVTGMVVVNGAGAPAPAPQTKPSVDGPLDAIAPGSVVPAPAKLAGTKAGSSVTFTWENPAPAEGEVYMWRPVSVLQAGEYTSSREAQAVVAASPDAATCVEVVIRRGNGQASPEPAKACVP is encoded by the coding sequence ATGACTGCAAAGCGCGGGCCGGCGGCGGCGCCGGCCATCGACGGCTACCGGTATGTCCAGCCATTGGGCTCGGGCGGTTTCGCCGACGTCTATCTCTATGAGCAGGACCGGCCACGGCGGAAAGTGGCCGTCAAAGTGCTACTGTCCGACCTGAAGACCGACGGCGCCCGGCGCCGCTTCGAATCCGAAGCCAACCTGATGGCACAGCTGTCCACGCACCCGTTCATTGTCACGATCTACGAAGCGAACGTGTCTACGTCAGGCCACTCCTACCTGGCCATGGAGTATTGGTCCAAGCCCAACCTGGATGCACGAATGCGGCGCCAGCGGTTCAGCGTGGACGAGGCGCTGGCGGTGGGCATCCAGGTGGCCTCCGCCGTCGAAACCGCCCACCGGGCCGGCATCGCCCACCGGGACATCAAACCGGCCAATATCCTGGTGACGGACTACAACCGGCCCGCGCTGACGGACTTCGGCATTTCCGGCACCATGGATTCGGCCGCCGCCGACGACGGCGGCATGTCCATCCCGTGGTCCCCGCCGGAATCCTTCGGCAGCGCCGACGCGGACGGTGTGATGGTGGACGTGTGGGCCCTCGGAGCCACGATCTACACTCTGCTGGCCGGCCACTCACCGTTCGCCCTGCCCGGCGGCAACAATTCGCGGGAAATGATGTCCAGGATCGCGTCCATGCCGTTGCCGGGCCTGGGCCGGATCGATATCCCGCAGTCGCTGCAGCAGGTCCTGGCCGTGGCGATGGCCAAGCAGCCCAGTTCCCGGTACCAGTCCGCGCACGCCCTGGGACTGGCCCTGCAGCGGATCCAGGTGGAACTCGGCCTGTCTGTCACCAGCTTTGAAGTGCTGGACGATGGCCCGGACGCTGATCATCCGGACGACGCCCCGGAGGACGCAACACGGATCCGCGGCGTGGTATCCATCGACCCGCGGGCTTCCACCACGAACACTGGCTCGTCCGTGCGGGCGTCTGTGTCCAGCTGGGCGCAGCAGCCGACGCTGCCGAGGAATGGGATGCCGAAGGCGGGCGTGCCGCAGGCTGGGCCACCACAGACTGGGGTGCCACAGGCGCCGGACGAGGCAACCGTGGCTCGGGCCACCGGCTCCCGAACGGGAGCCGTGGCTCCTGCCGGTGTGCCGCCGTCGAACGTTCCAGCAGGCTGGGACCGTCCGGCGCCGTTCACGCCCGTGCCCGTTGAAGACACGCAGCTCCGGCCGGCCGCCCTGGAACCGGATGCCGAGGCTGCCTCGGGCGTCGAGCCAGGAGACGCGAGGCGTCGTCCCAAATGGCTACTGCTGGCGGCCGGGGGAGTGCTCGCCGCAACGGCAGTGACCGGGATGGTGGTGGTCAACGGCGCAGGCGCTCCGGCGCCAGCGCCGCAAACGAAGCCGAGTGTGGACGGGCCGCTGGACGCTATTGCGCCGGGCAGCGTGGTGCCGGCTCCGGCCAAACTCGCCGGCACGAAAGCGGGCAGCAGCGTGACGTTTACGTGGGAGAACCCTGCGCCCGCGGAGGGCGAAGTCTACATGTGGCGGCCCGTCTCGGTGCTGCAGGCCGGTGAGTACACCAGCTCCCGCGAAGCGCAGGCCGTGGTGGCTGCCAGCCCGGACGCCGCTACTTGTGTGGAGGTGGTGATCCGCAGGGGCAACGGCCAGGCCTCGCCGGAACCCGCAAAGGCGTGCGTGCCCTGA
- a CDS encoding SGNH/GDSL hydrolase family protein has protein sequence MTKQEWIKYGALFLLAVAAFGVAGIALTNPRGPGKAVSPVTASSPVATPTATATPAPTATATAQQLKIQLPARPVLLILGDSYTAGDGADRPGQGWAYLVAESLGYPTNIDGVGGTGFAWGGGPQDNQAREYEVRLREIAKDPRFVPNVLILQGGQNDALITSPDEIQAATARTIETARRLWPGVQVIVLGPSAPSR, from the coding sequence GTGACCAAGCAGGAATGGATCAAGTACGGTGCACTCTTTCTGCTGGCCGTGGCTGCCTTCGGGGTAGCAGGAATCGCACTGACGAATCCGCGCGGCCCGGGCAAAGCCGTAAGCCCTGTGACGGCAAGCTCTCCGGTGGCCACGCCGACTGCTACGGCGACCCCGGCACCCACAGCCACTGCAACGGCCCAACAGCTGAAAATCCAGCTTCCCGCCCGGCCCGTCCTCCTGATTCTTGGCGATTCGTACACTGCCGGTGACGGCGCGGACCGGCCAGGCCAGGGGTGGGCGTACCTTGTTGCAGAATCGCTCGGATACCCCACCAACATCGACGGTGTGGGCGGAACCGGCTTCGCGTGGGGCGGTGGTCCGCAGGACAACCAGGCCCGTGAGTACGAAGTCCGTTTGCGGGAAATCGCTAAGGATCCGCGCTTCGTCCCCAACGTCCTCATACTGCAAGGCGGCCAGAACGACGCCCTGATCACCAGCCCCGATGAAATTCAAGCCGCCACGGCGCGGACAATCGAGACGGCCCGCAGGTTGTGGCCCGGCGTCCAGGTAATTGTTCTTGGACCTTCGGCCCCCAGCCGCTAG